From Mustela nigripes isolate SB6536 chromosome 13, MUSNIG.SB6536, whole genome shotgun sequence, one genomic window encodes:
- the PPP1R3E gene encoding protein phosphatase 1 regulatory subunit 3E, producing MSRERPPRTDIPRNLSFIAALTERAYYRSQRPSLEEEPEVEPGEGGTRLGARSRAPAPSRGRRALSAPAGGGGVRAPRSRSPDTRKRVRFADALGLELAAVRRFRPGELPRVPRHVQIQLQRDALRHFGPCQPRARGLQEARAALEPASEPGFAARLQAQRICLERAEAGPLGVAGSARVLDLAYEKRVSVRWSADGWRSQREAPASYAGPAPPPPRADRFAFRLPAPPIGGALLFALRYRVTGHEFWDNNGGRDYALRGPEHPGSGGNPEPQGWIHFI from the exons ATGTCTCGAGAGCGTCCCCCCCGCACCGACATCCCCCGCAACCTGAGCTTCATAGCCGCATTAACAGAGCGTGCCTACTACCGCAGCCAGCGGCCCAGCCTAGAGGAGGAGCCGGAGGTGGAGCCAGGCGAGGGCGGGACGCGCCTTGGGGCCCGATCTCGCGCTCCCGCTCCGAGTCGGGGTCGCCGGGCCCTTTCTGCACCTGCCGGAGGCGGCGGGGTCCGGGCGCCCCGCAGCCGCAGCCCGGACACCCGTAAGAGAGTGCGTTTCGCCGACGCGCTTGGGCTGGAGCTGGCCGCGGTGCGCCGCTTCCGCCCCGGAGAGCTGCCCCGGGTGCCCCGCCACGTGCAAATCCAGCTGCAGAGGGACGCCCTCCGCCACTTCGGGCCGTGCCAGCCTCGCGCCCGCGGCCTCCAG gaGGCGCGCGCCGCCCTGGAGCCGGCCAGCGAGCCCGGCTTTGCCGCCCGCTTACAGGCGCAGCGCATCTGCCTGGAACGCGCCGAGGCGGGCCCGCTGGGCGTGGCCGGGAGCGCGCGCGTGCTGGACCTGGCGTACGAGAAGCGCGTGAGCGTGCGCTGGAGCGCCGACGGCTGGCGGAGTCAACGCGAGGCACCCGCCTCCTACGCCGGCCCGGCACCGCCCCCGCCGCGTGCAGACCGCTTTGCATTTCGCCTTCCCGCGCCACCCATTGGGGGCGCCCTGCTTTTCGCCCTTCGCTACCGCGTGACCGGCCACGAGTTCTGGGACAACAACGGCGGCCGCGACTATGCTCTACGAGGGCCCGAGCACCCCGGGAGTGGCGGAAACCCGGAGCCCCAGGGGTGGATCCACTTTATCTGA
- the PABPN1 gene encoding polyadenylate-binding protein 2 isoform X2, whose product MATPASAPDTRALVADFVGYKLRQKGYVCGAGPGEGPAADPLHQAMRAAGDEFETRFRRTFSDLAAQLHVTPGSAQQRFTQVSDELFQGGPNWGRLVAFFVFGAALCAESVNKEMEPLVGQVQEWMVAYLETRLADWIHSSGGWAEFTALYGDGALEEARRLREGNWASVRTVLTGAVALGALVTVGAFFASK is encoded by the exons ATGGCGACCCCGGCCTCAGCCCCAGACACACGGGCTCTAGTGGCAGACTTTGTAGGCTATAAGCTGAGGCAGAAGGGTTATGTTTGTGGAGCTGGCCCTGGGGAGGGCCCAGCAGCTGACCCACTGCACCAAGCCATGCGGGCAGCTGGAGATGAGTTTGAGACCCGCTTCCGGCGTACCTTCTCTGATTTGGCAGCCCAGCTGCATGTGACCCCAGGCTCGGCCCAGCAGCGCTTCACCCAGGTCTCTGACGAACTCTTCCAAGGGGGCCCCAACTGGGGCCGCCTTGTGGCCTTCTTTGTCTTTGGAGCCGCACTGTGTGCTGAGAGTGTCAACAAAGAGATGGAGCCACTTGTGGGCCAAGTGCAAGAGTGGATGGTGGCCTACCTGGAGACGCGGCTGGCCGACTGGATCCACAGCAGTGGGGGCTGG GCGGAGTTCACAGCTCTATACGGGGACGGGGCCCTGGAGGAGGCGCGGCGTCTGCGGGAGGGGAACTGGGCCTCAGTGAGGACAGTGCTGACAGGGGCCGTGGCACTGGGGGCCCTGGTAACTGTAGGGGCCTTTTTTGCTAGCAAGTGA